A window from Solanum stenotomum isolate F172 chromosome 7, ASM1918654v1, whole genome shotgun sequence encodes these proteins:
- the LOC125871877 gene encoding probable inorganic phosphate transporter 1-7: MAGNMKVLNALDSAKTQWYHFTAIIIAGMGFFTDAYDLFCISLVTKLLGRIYYHVDGSSMPGSLPPNVSAAINGVAFCGTIAGQLFFGWIGDKIGRKKVYGITLMIMSICSIASGLSFGRDPKTVMATLCFFRFWLGFGIGGDYPLSATIMSEYANKNTRGAFIAAVFAMQGFGILGGGIFAIIISAVFQAWFKAPTYQVDPLGSTVPQADYVWRIILMAGSLPALLTYYWRMKMPETARYTALVAKNVKQATADMENVMQVDIGTDQKEPAVKSGNEFGLFTKQFLRRHGLHLLGTASTWFLLDIAYYSQSLFQKDIFSAIGWIPAAKTMNAIEEVQKIARAQTLIALCSTVPGYWFTVFLIDRIGRFTIQLIGFTMMTVFMFALAIPYHHWTLPGHHIGFVVLYSLTFFFANFGPNATTFVVPAEIFPARLRSTCHGISAACGKLGAMVGAFGFLYLAQPQDKTKADAGYPAGIGVRNSLIVLGVVNLLGLFFTFLVPESKGKSLEEMSRENEDSTEEGAEVENHSSDNRTVPV; this comes from the coding sequence ATGGCTGGGAATATGAAGGTTTTGAATGCGCTTGATTCCGCAAAAACACAATGGTATCACTTCACAGCAATCATAATAGCTGGTATGGGATTTTTTACTGATGCCTACGATCTCTTCTGCATATCTCTAGTCACTAAGTTGCTTGGACGTATTTACTACCATGTCGATGGCTCATCAATGCCTGGTTCACTACCTCCTAATGTTTCCGCTGCTATCAATGGTGTCGCCTTCTGTGGTACCATTGCGGGACAACTCTTCTTTGGATGGATTGGTGACAAAATAGGAAGGAAGAAAGTCTATGGCATAACCCTTATGATTATGTCTATCTGTTCCATTGCTTCTGGCCTTTCTTTTGGTAGGGATCCTAAGACCGTCATGGCCACCCTCTGCTTCTTTCGCTTCTGGCTTGGTTTTGGAATTGGTGGCGATTACCCCCTTTCTGCTACTATTATGTCTGAATATGCAAACAAAAACACTAGGGGTGCCTTCATTGCTGCTGTTTTCGCTATGCAAGGATTTGGTATCCTCGGAGGTGGTATCTTTGCCATCATTATCTCTGCTGTATTCCAGGCTTGGTTCAAGGCGCCGACCTATCAAGTGGATCCCCTTGGTTCAACCGTTCCTCAAGCAGATTACGTGTGGAGGATCATATTGATGGCTGGATCACTTCCTGCTCTTCTCACTTACTACTGGAGGATGAAGATGCCTGAAACGGCTCGTTACACTGCTCTTGTAGCCAAGAATGTGAAGCAGGCCACTGCAGATATGGAAAACGTTATGCAGGTTGACATTGGGACAGACCAAAAAGAGCCTGCTGTAAAGTCCGGCAATGAATTTGGTTTGTTCACGAAACAATTTCTTAGGCGACATGGACTTCACTTGCTTGGCACAGCCAGCACATGGTTTCTTCTTGATATTGCATACTACAGCCAAAGCTTGTTCCAAAAGGACATCTTCAGTGCCATTGGATGGATTCCTGCTGCCAAGACTATGAATGCAATTGAAGAGGTTCAAAAAATTGCACGAGCCCAAACTCTTATCGCTCTCTGCAGTACCGTGCCTGGATACTGGTTCACAGTGTTTCTCATTGACAGGATTGGCAGGTTTACCATTCAATTGATTGGTTTCACAATGATGACAGTGTTCATGTTTGCTCTAGCCATTCCTTACCACCACTGGACTCTCCCTGGCCACCATATCGGGTTTGTGGTCCTCTATTCACTGACCTTCTTTTTCGCCAACTTTGGACCCAACGCCACTACATTTGTCGTGCCTGCTGAGATTTTCCCTGCTAGATTGCGGTCAACTTGCCATGGAATATCAGCTGCATGTGGAAAGTTAGGGGCAATGGTGGGTGCATTTGGATTCCTGTATTTGGCTCAACCACAAGACAAGACCAAGGCTGATGCAGGGTATCCTGCTGGAATTGGGGTGAGGAATTCACTCATTGTCCTTGGCGTAGTCAACCTTCTCGgattatttttcactttcttggTTCCAGAATCGAAGGGGAAGTCACTTGAAGAGATGTCAAGGGAAAACGAAGACTCAACTGAGGAAGGAGCAGAAGTGGAGAATCATTCATCCGATAATAGGACAGTTCCTGTGTAA